AATTTTGCTTTAAAAAAAATTGTTGGTTTAGAAATAAGTAAAATATCATCAATTTTCTCTATCTCACATGATTTTAATTCTTTACTTTTAATTGTTGTTATTACACTTGGCGGGTTAATATCAGGATTTTTAGTTTATAAATTTGCTCCCGAAGCGGAAGGGCATGGTACTGATGCAGTTATTAGGGCTTTTCATCGAACAGGAGGTTACATAAGACCAATTGTAGTGCCAATCAAAATTATAACTTCTGCTATCACTATTGGCACAGGAGGGTCTGCAGGTAGAGAAGGTCCTACTGCATTATTTAGTGCAGGAGTTGGGTCTATTTATTCAAAATATAAAAAAACTCCTTTAAGGCTTAGAAGGTTATATGTATTAATTGCAATGGCAGCAGGGCTTAGTGCAGTATTTAAATCCCCTATTGGTACAGCATTTTTTTCGATAGAAGTTTTATATGAAAAGAGTAAATTTTCTGTTGACGAGCTTATTTTTATATTATTTGGTTCTTTAATAGCATTTATAATTACTGGATATTTTTTTGGGTATAGTCCAATTTTTAATATAACTTCTTATGAAATTACTTCTATTGATACATATTTGTTAATAATAGTTTTTGGGATAATTTGTGGAATATTTTCTTTATTTATTCCAAATGTTTTTTATTATACCAGGGATTTTTTTAGAAAACTTAAAGTTTCTCCTTATTTTAAACCAGCAATAGGTGCTTTTTTTGTTGGAGTAATTGGTGTTTTTTTTCCTCAGGTATTGGGTGGTGGTTATGATATTATGCAATTAGGACTTGATGGAAAAATAGTATGGTATTTTGCACTAATTTTAATTTTTGCTAAGTTATTAGCTTTTTCTTTAACGATAGGATCTGGTGGTTCTGGGGGTGTATTTGCTCCTACTCTTTTTGTTGGGGTAATGGTAGGAGTTTTATTTGGACATATTTTTAATGAAAATGTTTCTTTATTTGCAATTTTAGGTATGGCTATGATATTTGGAGGTGCTGCAAGAGTACCTTTGGCTTCTATTTTGATGGTTAGTGAAATGACAGGAGATTATAAATTATTACCTGCGTTATTGCTTGGTACTATATTTACTAATATAACATATGTTTTGTTAATAAAATATTTTAAAAATATTAAGTACAAAAGTTTATATGAAGCTCAATTATTAGATGAAAATTATTCTCCATTTTTCCAAATAGATAAAATTAGAGAAATATTGCTTTGTTTTAGAAAAAAAATTAATATAAAACCAGAAGAAATTAGCGATGAAAAACTCTTAGATTTATTAGAAAAAGGTATTCCACTAAAAATAGGGGATAAAGCACTTTTTTTTGGAGTATTAACAAAAGATTTTACTTTAAGAAATGAAGATGGAGATAAGTATATATCTAATTTATTAGTCGTATATGTATTTAGAGATGGTAAATGGATTCATCCAGTTGAAACAGATAGATTATATAGAGGAGATGAGGTATTGCTATATGGTAATGTAAAAGATTTAATTGTAATAAAAGGCTATTTCTTTCCAAGAAGTGAAAAGTTTTCAGTACTTCACAAACAACACAAAGCACTTGAAAAAACAATTCAGCAAAAAATTCCTACAAAAGAAGTTTAAAAGTATTGAAAATAGTAAAATTTTTGGTATAATTTTACTCCACAAATGGAGAGGTGGGTGAGTGGCTGAAACCGGCGCCCTGCTAAGGCGTTGTACCCTTTCCGGGTACCGCGGGTTCGAATCCCGCCCTCTCCGCCATTTATTTTATTAAGATAAAGTGCCTGAGATAATTCACTTCATCTTTTTATTATATTGATGTAAGTTTGATTTAACAATATTTAAATGTATTAAACAAAGAGCAAATTTTTTAATGTCTAAAATTTGCTATTGTTTGACTTTATTTAATTTTTATATAAAATTCATATCATTCTAATAGTTTTATAGCAAGTTCAGTTAATTTATTTCTATAAATATTTTTTAAATCTACCCAAGAGATAGCTTCGTGAGGCATTAATTGTTGAAGTCTAAAAAGACCACTATCTTGTTTTGCAATAGTTGAATATGTTTGATTTAAGTCTCCAAGTAAGAATAGTTTGCTACCTTCACTCATTCTACTTAAAATCATACTCATATATTCTCTTGTAATTAGTTGAACTTCATCTACAATTAATACTTCATCTTCTAAAATTGAAACACCTTGAATCATATTAAGAGGGATTATTTCAAATTTTTCAAAAAAAAGTTTTGTTTTTATTGAGTCATAATTTTGGCCTTTTACATCTCTATATAAAAAATTTAAAGCACTTAAAAATCCACCAGCCCATTCAAGCATTTTTTCATCTTTGCTTCCGGGTAAAAATCCGATATCATAATCACTGCTTATTCCAATAGGAGGACGAGTTATAAATATTTTCTTTTTTGTAAGACTTAGGGCCATAGCAGTAGCAAGTAAAGTTTTTCCGCTTCCAAATCTTCCTGTAAGAAGTGTTGCTGGTGCTTCTTTTAGAGAATAAATAGCACATTTTTGATAAATATCAAGAGGTGTAAATATTTTTGCATCTTTTATTCTAATTTTTGAAACCTCAGGTATATTATCTATTCTTTCTATTCCTTTATAAGGATTATAACAATATGCTAAATCTCTAACTCCATCATTTGTAATAACAAAATCCCAAGGTTTTAAATCGTGATTAAATTTCTCTTTTATATACTTTTTAAATTCATCTAAATTTCCAATTCCAAGAAAATGATTAAGTCCAAAATTAAAATCTTCTATTAGAATGTTGCCTCCTTTATTTTTTTATTTTCATTGAAAAATCTTTAAAAGTTGCTTGATGTATTATAGCCCCACTACTAATTGCATCAACTCCTGTTTTGATGTATTCTTCAATATTTTCTAATGTTACATTACCACTGGCTTCTAATAAAATTAATGGATAATTTTTATTTCTATATTCTACTACTTTTTTTATCTCTTCAAAATTCATATTATCACACATAATTATATCAGCCCCAGCTTTCATAGCTTCAACTGCCATCTCAAAAGTTTCACACTCAACTTCAATTTTTGTAGTAAATGGTATAACCTCTCTTGATTTTTCAATAGCTTCTTTTATTGAATTAAACATTGCAAGGTGAGTATCTTTTAGCATCAAACAATCATCAACTCCAAGTCTATGATTTGTAACACCTCCACATTTTGCTGCATATTTTTCAAAAATTCTAAGAAGAGGTCTTGTTTTTCTTGTATCAAGAATTTTTATTTTATTTTTTGCTTTTTTACTAAATTTATAAGCATTACTTGCTATTCCACTTGCGTGTTGGAGTATATTTAGCATACTTCTTTCAATTGAGAGGATATCTTTTGCGCTTCCTTTTATTTCTAAAATAATATCTCCATTTTTATATTCTTCTTTATCTTTTTTAAAAGTAGTAATTTTAACATCTGCTAATTTATCAAAATGTTTTATATATTCAATCCCAGCAATAATTCCTTCACTTTTAGCTTTAATTATTGCAGTAGTTTTTCCTTTTATAATAGACCGAGCTAAATCTCCTCTTGCTAAATCTTCTTTTAATACTTCTTTTAAAAAATCTACTATTTGAAACTCCATTAAATTCATTTGCTAAGCTCCAACATTCTATCAAGTGCTTTTTTTGCTTTTTTTGATATTTCATCATCTACTTTTATTTCATTATAAGGTTTTCCTTCATCAATAGCCACTAATAAATCATAAAGTTCTTTTAAAGTTGTCTCATTCATACTTGGGCATTCAGGTTTAGTTGATGAAAGTATATAAATATTTGGATTTATCTCTTTTTTTAATCTATTTACTAAATTAAACTCAGTCCCAATAGCCATTCTTTCATTTTTATGCTCTTTTACATAATTTATAATTTGAGATGTACTTCCTACAAAATCTGCCATTTCACATACTTGTGGGCTACACTCTGGATGGACTACAATTTTAATATCAGGATATTTTTCTTTAAAAAATTCAATATGCTCAGGCATAAAAAGTTGATGAACGCTACAATGACCATCAAAAAGAATAAAATCAGCTTCTTGCCAACCATCTTCTCCTATTATTTTTGCACTTTTTCTAAGGGCATTTGCAATGTTTTTTCCAAGATTTTTATCTGGTAGGAAAAATATTTTTTTATTTGAAGGTAATTTTTCAATGATATTTTTAGCACTACTACTTGTGCAGGTTAGTCCTCCTAAATCTCCTACAATTGCTTTTACTTTTGCAGTTGTGTTTATATATGCTACTGGGATAAAGTCTATATTTTCATTTTTTAACATTTCAATATTTTTTTGAAGTAGTTCATTCTCAGCCATTCTTGCCATAGAACAACTTGCAAGTTTTGGCATATAGACAGGAATTTTTGGATTTAAAATTTTTGCACTCTCACCCATAAAACTCACACCACAAAAAATTAATGGATTATCAAGATTTGCTGTTTTTTTAGCAAGTTCTAAGCTATCACCTGTTAAGTTAGCTAAATAGAAAACTTCATCTTTTTGATAATAATGAGCTGCAATAGTTATATTGTGTTTTTTTAGTAGAGATTTTATTTTTTCTACCAATTCACATCCTTT
This Caminibacter mediatlanticus TB-2 DNA region includes the following protein-coding sequences:
- a CDS encoding chloride channel protein, with product MHVEGIDDKNFKAYLLNRLSLFFNTFLIGIIGSFTAAIFIYLLDLVTNFALKKIVGLEISKISSIFSISHDFNSLLLIVVITLGGLISGFLVYKFAPEAEGHGTDAVIRAFHRTGGYIRPIVVPIKIITSAITIGTGGSAGREGPTALFSAGVGSIYSKYKKTPLRLRRLYVLIAMAAGLSAVFKSPIGTAFFSIEVLYEKSKFSVDELIFILFGSLIAFIITGYFFGYSPIFNITSYEITSIDTYLLIIVFGIICGIFSLFIPNVFYYTRDFFRKLKVSPYFKPAIGAFFVGVIGVFFPQVLGGGYDIMQLGLDGKIVWYFALILIFAKLLAFSLTIGSGGSGGVFAPTLFVGVMVGVLFGHIFNENVSLFAILGMAMIFGGAARVPLASILMVSEMTGDYKLLPALLLGTIFTNITYVLLIKYFKNIKYKSLYEAQLLDENYSPFFQIDKIREILLCFRKKINIKPEEISDEKLLDLLEKGIPLKIGDKALFFGVLTKDFTLRNEDGDKYISNLLVVYVFRDGKWIHPVETDRLYRGDEVLLYGNVKDLIVIKGYFFPRSEKFSVLHKQHKALEKTIQQKIPTKEV
- a CDS encoding PhoH family protein, which encodes MLIEDFNFGLNHFLGIGNLDEFKKYIKEKFNHDLKPWDFVITNDGVRDLAYCYNPYKGIERIDNIPEVSKIRIKDAKIFTPLDIYQKCAIYSLKEAPATLLTGRFGSGKTLLATAMALSLTKKKIFITRPPIGISSDYDIGFLPGSKDEKMLEWAGGFLSALNFLYRDVKGQNYDSIKTKLFFEKFEIIPLNMIQGVSILEDEVLIVDEVQLITREYMSMILSRMSEGSKLFLLGDLNQTYSTIAKQDSGLFRLQQLMPHEAISWVDLKNIYRNKLTELAIKLLE
- the nadC gene encoding carboxylating nicotinate-nucleotide diphosphorylase; this translates as MNLMEFQIVDFLKEVLKEDLARGDLARSIIKGKTTAIIKAKSEGIIAGIEYIKHFDKLADVKITTFKKDKEEYKNGDIILEIKGSAKDILSIERSMLNILQHASGIASNAYKFSKKAKNKIKILDTRKTRPLLRIFEKYAAKCGGVTNHRLGVDDCLMLKDTHLAMFNSIKEAIEKSREVIPFTTKIEVECETFEMAVEAMKAGADIIMCDNMNFEEIKKVVEYRNKNYPLILLEASGNVTLENIEEYIKTGVDAISSGAIIHQATFKDFSMKIKK
- the nadA gene encoding quinolinate synthase NadA: MVEKIKSLLKKHNITIAAHYYQKDEVFYLANLTGDSLELAKKTANLDNPLIFCGVSFMGESAKILNPKIPVYMPKLASCSMARMAENELLQKNIEMLKNENIDFIPVAYINTTAKVKAIVGDLGGLTCTSSSAKNIIEKLPSNKKIFFLPDKNLGKNIANALRKSAKIIGEDGWQEADFILFDGHCSVHQLFMPEHIEFFKEKYPDIKIVVHPECSPQVCEMADFVGSTSQIINYVKEHKNERMAIGTEFNLVNRLKKEINPNIYILSSTKPECPSMNETTLKELYDLLVAIDEGKPYNEIKVDDEISKKAKKALDRMLELSK